One genomic region from Antedon mediterranea chromosome 3, ecAntMedi1.1, whole genome shotgun sequence encodes:
- the LOC140045092 gene encoding uncharacterized protein produces the protein MDVEPGLCWRCEKGNATKKCSECKIGEYCGKQCMERDKLRHKAECDMLNENNECAYCHTKTKCKVCTACKEATYCKRECQEKHWPSHKQECKQIGKMLIERANTYRQAFTQEVQRLVDYPQYIGNTLAVDVLKLGRNEAAPDAEGRDSELARDYNILLAGVGDLRNLLLTTASLPSNFTGKVGFTLNDVDPFVLARNVLFLYIIITQSSKKSIETSITNIWYSLQLPKTDFQLLMSILDELLKHTKATLKEKTSGQLILEEDDFKMMKEVWSKWREMECDTAKPDSINLSQQRAEMFKRDPQCSEGMSEYKQKIPIRYRNSASKYFRDGLFLPQNVHRSKKVDNPTLTGRPMVIGDSQMHTVLSPSSYTFVYCIRSDAMPFVGWDGIPVVKNFQQDSIVEIFHRYISSVIKSAVSIFHAGRIQCIIKLKNCKDLHRDYEPNFEPKFDRITTSNIADYIGIKVLLSTLRPLLSTTNKHAVLITETMNWIVICPEANLMINQHLNMSKNMELSAIMIKDTGRHDMFGNIMCLYDYFDSSTFFLRYLRILFLATTDDLTLRDTVPSSTKAFNMEGFCLRNFTNELNKVVPFLYRGNPRLINNSVARERYLEWQLD, from the exons ATGGATGTAGAACCTGGATTATGTTGGAGATGTGAGAAGGGAAACGCAACAAAGAAATGTAGTGAATGTAAGATTGGAGAATATTGTGGAAAACAGTGTATGGAACGTGACAAGCTGAGACATAAAGCAGAATGTGACATGCTGAATGAAAACAATGAGTGTGCATATTGTCACACAAAGACAAAATGCAAAGtg TGTACTGCCTGTAAAGAAGCCACATATTGCAAACGTGAATGTCAAGAGAAGCATTGGCCATCTCACAAACAAGAATGCAAACAAATCGGAAAGATGTTGATAGAAAGAGCAAATACGTACAGACAAGCATTTACACAAGAAGTACAACGATTGGTTGATTATCCACAATACATCGGCAACACTCTAGCTGTAGATGTACTGAAACTAGGCCGCAATGAAGCAGCACCAGACGCAGAAGGTAGAGATTCAGAATTGGCAAGAGATTACAACATCTTACTTGCAGGAGTTGGAGATTTACGTAATCTGTTACTGACAACAGCATCACTTCCAAGCAACTTCACTGGTAAGGTCGGGTTTACACTGAATGACGTTGATCCATTTGTTTTGGCAAGAAATGTACTCTTCTTGTACATTATCATAACTCAAAGTTCCAAAAAATCTATTGAAACATCAATCACAAATATCTGGTACTCACTACAACTTCCAAAAACAGATTTTCAGCTTCTTATGTCAATCCTTGATGAACTTCTCAAACATACAAAAGCAACACTGAAGGAAAAGACAAGTGGTCAACTTATTTTAGAGGAAGATGATTTCAAAATGATGAAAGAGGTCTGGAGTAAATGGAGAGAAATGGAATGTGACACTGCAAAACCAGATTCGATTAATTTATCACAACAGAGAGCAGAAATGTTCAAAAGAGATCCTCAATGTTCTGAAGGTATGTCTGAATATAAGCAGAAGATTCCAATAAGATATAGGAACTCTGCAAGTAAGTATTTTAGAGATGGTCTGTTTCTGCCACAAAATGTACACAGAAGCAAAAAAGTTGATAACCCAACCCTAACTGGACGTCCAATGGTAATTGGTGACAGCCAAATGCACACTGTATTATCACCAAGTTCATATACTTTTGTCTATTGTATCCGATCAGATGCGATGCCATTTGTTGGTTGGGATGGCATACCGGTAGTGAAGAACTTTCAACAAGATTCTATTGTTGAAATATTTCATCGATACATCTCCAGTGTTATCAAATCTGCTGTATCAATTTTCCATGCAGGAAGGATACAATGCATAATCAAGCTCAAAAACTGTAAAGATCTTCATAGAGATTATGAACCAAACTTTGAGCCTAAATTTGATCGTATTACAACTTCCAACATTGCAGACTACATAGGCATTAAAGTACTACTTTCAACATTGCGCCCTCTTCTGAgcacaacaaacaaacatgctGTGCTCATTACAGAAACAATGAATTGGATAGTCATCTGTCCAGAAGCAAATTTGATGATCAATCAGCATCTAAATATGTCAAAAAACATGGAACTATCAGCTATAATGATCAAAGATACAGGACGACATGATATGTTTGGGAACATAATGTGTCTTTACGATTACTTTGATAGCAGTACATTTTTCCTTCGTTACTTGCGTATTCTGTTTCTTGCAACTACTGACGACTTAACGTTAAGGGACACGGTTCCAAGTTCAACAAAAGCATTCAATATGGAAGGATTTTGTCTTCGAAATTTCACAAATGAGTTAAACAAGGTTGTTCCATTTCTATATCGTGGTAACCCTAGGTTAATAAACAACAGTGTTGCACGAGAAAGATATTTGGAATGGCAACTAGATTAA